From the Methylobacterium currus genome, one window contains:
- the uxuA gene encoding mannonate dehydratase, translated as MEQTWRWFGPDDAVGLREARQAGAAGIVTALHHIPYGEIWPVAEIERRRAEITGDPSLGLRWSVVESLPVHERIKLGEGDLEPLFANYRASLRNLAACGITTICYNFMPVIDWTRTELAHPLPGGGTALRFNAHEFAAFDCFMLDRPGAEADHPADVVARGRAWFQASTEADRDRLLATIMAGLPGAFDRYDIAGLRRMLDRYRGIDAATLRDNLAAFLRAVIPTAQEVGIRMAIHPDDPPRPLMGLPRIVKDGDDLAFVTGAIDAEENGITLCSGSLGAGPQNDVPALARRFAGRIHFAHLRNVAKEADGSFMEADHLGGDTDMVALVDVLLAEEARRREAGDPRWRIPMRPDHGHALLGDLGQTSFPGYTAVGRLKGLAELRGVMTALASSRGWPL; from the coding sequence ATGGAACAGACTTGGCGCTGGTTCGGGCCCGACGACGCCGTCGGCCTTCGGGAGGCCCGCCAGGCGGGCGCCGCCGGCATCGTCACGGCCCTGCACCACATCCCCTACGGCGAGATCTGGCCCGTCGCCGAGATCGAGCGCCGCCGGGCCGAGATCACCGGCGATCCGAGCCTCGGCCTGCGCTGGAGCGTGGTCGAGAGCCTGCCGGTGCACGAGCGCATCAAGCTCGGCGAGGGCGACCTCGAACCGCTCTTCGCGAATTACCGCGCCTCCTTGCGCAACCTCGCGGCCTGCGGGATCACCACGATCTGCTACAACTTCATGCCGGTCATCGACTGGACCCGGACCGAGCTCGCCCACCCGCTCCCGGGCGGCGGCACGGCGCTCCGCTTCAACGCGCACGAATTCGCGGCCTTCGACTGCTTCATGCTGGACCGGCCCGGGGCCGAGGCCGACCACCCGGCCGACGTGGTGGCGCGCGGCCGGGCCTGGTTCCAGGCCAGCACCGAGGCCGACCGGGACAGGCTGCTCGCCACCATCATGGCGGGCCTGCCGGGCGCCTTCGACCGCTACGACATCGCGGGGCTGCGCCGCATGCTCGACCGCTACCGCGGCATCGATGCGGCGACCCTGCGGGACAACCTCGCGGCGTTCCTGCGCGCCGTGATTCCGACCGCGCAGGAGGTCGGCATCCGCATGGCGATCCATCCCGACGACCCGCCGCGGCCGCTGATGGGCCTGCCCCGCATCGTCAAGGATGGCGACGACCTCGCCTTCGTCACCGGCGCTATCGATGCGGAGGAGAACGGGATCACGCTGTGCTCCGGCTCCCTCGGGGCCGGTCCGCAGAACGACGTGCCGGCTCTGGCGCGCCGCTTCGCCGGCCGCATCCACTTCGCGCATCTGCGCAACGTTGCGAAGGAGGCGGACGGCTCGTTCATGGAGGCCGACCATCTCGGCGGCGACACCGACATGGTGGCGCTCGTCGACGTGCTCCTCGCCGAGGAGGCGCGGCGGCGCGAGGCCGGCGATCCGCGCTGGCGCATCCCGATGCGCCCGGACCACGGCCACGCGCTCCTCGGCGACCTCGGCCAGACGTCCTTCCCGGGCTATACCGCCGTCGGCCGCCTGAAGGGCCTGGCGGAGCTGCGCGGCGTGATGACGGCGCTCGCCTCCTCAAGGGGCTGGCCGCTGTGA
- a CDS encoding GntR family transcriptional regulator has product MRASSRAADRTARDEPAGPPDRRTIHETLRRDIIALRLRPGEKLSENELAARFGTSRAPVREALIRLIEDGLIEVLPQRGSFVGRISLSDMERARFVREALEIAIVRRAAERGVPPGLPALAEALLAEQAECRDDPERFTLCDDRFHRAFAEATGLSGVWAIIEREKAQFDRVRYLSLPAVTPVDVLIGQHRAILSAVLARDPAAAEAAMRSHMAEVLKVARDLAARHPDLIQADL; this is encoded by the coding sequence ATGCGCGCGAGCAGCCGGGCGGCGGACCGGACCGCCCGCGACGAGCCGGCCGGACCGCCGGACCGGCGCACGATCCACGAGACCCTGCGCCGGGACATCATCGCGCTCCGGCTGCGCCCGGGCGAGAAGCTGTCGGAGAACGAGCTCGCCGCCCGCTTCGGCACCAGCCGGGCGCCGGTCCGCGAGGCGCTGATCCGACTGATCGAGGACGGGCTGATCGAGGTCCTGCCGCAACGCGGCAGCTTCGTCGGCCGGATCTCGCTGTCCGACATGGAGCGGGCGCGCTTCGTGCGCGAGGCGCTCGAAATCGCCATCGTGCGTCGCGCCGCGGAGCGCGGCGTGCCGCCCGGCCTGCCTGCCCTGGCCGAGGCGCTGCTCGCCGAGCAGGCCGAGTGCCGCGACGATCCCGAGCGGTTCACCCTCTGCGACGACCGCTTCCACCGCGCCTTCGCGGAGGCCACCGGCCTGTCCGGCGTCTGGGCGATCATCGAGCGCGAGAAGGCCCAGTTCGACCGGGTCCGCTACCTCAGCCTGCCGGCCGTCACCCCGGTCGACGTCCTCATCGGCCAGCACCGCGCCATCCTGTCGGCGGTGCTCGCTCGCGATCCCGCGGCGGCCGAGGCGGCGATGCGCAGCCACATGGCGGAGGTGCTCAAGGTCGCCCGCGACCTCGCCGCGCGCCACCCCGACCTCATCCAGGCCGACCTCTAG
- a CDS encoding TRAP transporter large permease subunit has product MQIEISEFGRADAAASGPAQPVHAGTRLFRAADRGIARATEAAAALLVLAEVALLGTSTASRYLFAHPFAWSDELAAILFLWLAMLGAVIALRRGEHMRLTAFIRGLSPERRAWLDALALMLVAALLLGLVMPSLEHYEERVVGLTPVLQVSEGWRSAAMLVGAGLMLLTAIDRLIQHATWIQIGAALAAVAAAYGLLLWLAPWFEDLGNGSLAIFFVLFVIAAMAIGMPIAFAFLVGTVCYIAFSTTIPLSIVPSRMEEGMSHLILLAVPLFVLLGALMEISGLAQGMIAFLVSLIGHRRGGLQYVLLGAMYLVSGISGAKAADMAAVAPALFPEMKKRGNHEGDLTSLLSASAVMSETIPPSIVLITVGSVTGVSIAALFTGGLMPALVGMLALCAVVWWQSRGEDLASARRFTWGEKGRLLLVALPGLGLPVVIRTAVVEGVATATEVSTIGVVYAVLVGVFVYRRFEWRRVYPVLVDTASLSGAILLVVGAATAIAWALTQSGFSQQLVALMGLVPGGQAGFLVVSALAFIVLGSVLEGVPAIVLFGPLLFPIARQMGVNEVHYAMIAVFAMGFGLFTPPFGVGFYLACAIGRVSPDVAIKRAWPHLAALFVALMLITLIPWISIGFL; this is encoded by the coding sequence ATGCAGATCGAGATCTCCGAGTTCGGCCGGGCCGACGCCGCCGCATCCGGGCCGGCGCAGCCGGTCCATGCCGGCACGCGGCTGTTCCGGGCGGCGGATCGCGGCATCGCCCGGGCGACCGAGGCGGCGGCCGCCCTGCTGGTGCTCGCCGAGGTGGCGCTGCTCGGGACCAGCACGGCGTCCCGCTACCTGTTCGCCCACCCCTTCGCCTGGTCGGACGAGCTCGCGGCGATCCTCTTCCTGTGGCTCGCCATGCTCGGCGCGGTGATCGCCCTGCGGCGCGGCGAGCACATGCGGCTCACCGCCTTCATCCGGGGCTTGAGCCCGGAGCGCCGCGCCTGGCTCGATGCGCTGGCCCTCATGCTGGTCGCCGCCCTGCTGCTCGGGCTGGTGATGCCGAGCCTCGAGCATTACGAGGAACGGGTGGTGGGCCTCACCCCGGTGCTGCAGGTGAGCGAGGGCTGGCGCAGCGCCGCGATGCTGGTCGGCGCCGGGCTGATGCTGCTCACCGCGATCGACCGGCTGATCCAGCACGCGACCTGGATCCAGATCGGCGCGGCGCTGGCGGCGGTGGCCGCCGCCTACGGGCTGCTCCTGTGGCTGGCGCCGTGGTTCGAGGATCTCGGCAACGGCAGCCTCGCGATCTTCTTCGTCCTGTTCGTCATCGCCGCCATGGCGATCGGGATGCCGATCGCCTTCGCGTTCCTGGTCGGCACCGTCTGCTACATCGCCTTCTCGACCACCATCCCGCTCTCGATCGTGCCGAGCCGGATGGAGGAGGGGATGAGCCACCTGATCCTGCTCGCGGTGCCGCTCTTCGTGCTGCTCGGCGCCTTGATGGAGATCTCCGGGCTGGCCCAGGGCATGATCGCCTTCCTGGTCTCGCTGATCGGGCATCGGCGCGGCGGCCTGCAATACGTGCTCCTCGGGGCGATGTACCTCGTCTCCGGCATCTCGGGCGCGAAGGCGGCCGACATGGCGGCGGTGGCCCCGGCCCTGTTCCCGGAGATGAAGAAGCGCGGCAACCACGAGGGCGACCTGACCTCGCTGCTCTCGGCCTCCGCGGTGATGTCGGAGACGATCCCGCCCTCGATCGTGCTGATCACGGTCGGCTCGGTCACCGGCGTGTCAATCGCCGCCCTGTTCACCGGCGGCCTGATGCCGGCCTTGGTCGGCATGCTGGCCCTTTGCGCCGTCGTCTGGTGGCAGAGCCGGGGCGAGGACCTCGCTTCCGCCCGCCGCTTCACCTGGGGCGAGAAGGGCCGGCTCCTGCTGGTCGCCCTGCCGGGCCTCGGCCTGCCGGTGGTGATCCGCACCGCCGTGGTCGAGGGCGTGGCGACCGCCACCGAGGTCTCGACCATCGGCGTCGTCTACGCGGTGCTGGTCGGCGTGTTCGTCTATCGCCGGTTCGAGTGGCGGCGCGTCTACCCGGTCCTGGTCGACACCGCCTCGTTGTCGGGCGCGATCCTGCTCGTCGTGGGGGCCGCCACCGCCATAGCCTGGGCGCTGACCCAGTCCGGCTTCTCGCAGCAGCTCGTCGCCCTCATGGGCCTGGTGCCGGGCGGTCAGGCCGGCTTCCTGGTCGTCTCGGCCCTCGCCTTCATCGTTCTGGGCAGCGTGCTCGAAGGTGTGCCGGCGATCGTGCTGTTCGGGCCCCTGCTCTTCCCGATCGCCCGGCAGATGGGGGTGAACGAGGTCCATTACGCGATGATCGCGGTCTTCGCGATGGGCTTCGGCCTGTTCACCCCGCCCTTCGGCGTCGGGTTCTACCTCGCCTGCGCCATCGGCCGGGTCTCGCCGGACGTGGCGATCAAGCGGGCCTGGCCGCACCTGGCAGCGCTGTTCGTGGCCTTGATGCTGATCACGCTGATACCCTGGATCTCCATCGGGTTCCTGTGA